GTCTATGGCATCGTGCAGCAGCATCACGGCTGGATCACGGCATCAAGCACGCTGAACACGGAAACGGTGTTTCAAATATTTCTACCGGTGGTCAAGGGCGCGCGCGCTGGCGCCGCCGGGGCAATTCCCGCCGAGCCCAAAGTCCACGGCGGCAAAGAAACGATTTTGGTGGTCGAAGACGAACCGCCCTTGCGCGTGCTCGTGCGCAGCGTTTTGGAACGATACGGTTATCGCGTGCTCGAAGCGGTGTCCGGCGTGGCGGCGTTGTCCGTCTGGGAAACGCACAAGGACGAGATACAACTTTTGCTGACGGATATGGTCATGCCGCACGGCCTGAGCGGGCAGGAACTTGGGAAAAAATTGCTCGCTGAAAAACCGGAGTTGAAAATAATTTATTGCAGCGGCTACAGCCTCGCGATGGTCGGCACGGACATGGTACTTCAGGAAGGCTTGAATTTTCTTCAGAAGCCATACCACCCGCGCAAACTCGCGCAAGCGATCCGCGATTGTCTGGACGGCAGCGCAAAATTGGTTTGAGCCGAACCTCAACCGGGAGGGCGAGCGTACTCGCGAGCCCCATATTTACGGTGATTTTAAACACACCAATCATGTCACGGCTCGCCAGTACGCTCGCCCGCCCAGTTGGGTGATCGCACGGCGTTTATTTGACGAAAGTTCATCCGCAAAAGCTTTACGCTTCCCCATCGGTGTTTAATTCCGTGTTCCATCCGTGGCTAACCTCTTTGCCTCTCTCCGCGCCTCCGCGCCTCCGCGGTTCAAATAGTGTTTTCGATCAGTTGAACCTTTTCTCGCCTTTTGCATTCTACTGGGTGTAGATGCTGGTGGTGGCTCAAAACGAACAACTGCCCGTGCGGGAAGCCAGGGCCGGCGAGCCGGACGCCTGGAACGCCCTGCTCGCGCGCTACCGCCTGCCCCTCTACACTTATGTTTTTGAATTGGTGCATAATGAGCAGGCGAGCCTCGACATCGTCCAGGAATCGTTCATCAACGCCGCGCGCCACATCGCCACGCTGCGCGACGACGATAAATTCGGCTCGTGGCTTTTCAATATCGCTCACCAAAAATGCGCGCAACTCTGGCGCAAGAAAAATCCGGTGGAAATCGCCATCGAACGGGATGACGAAACTTTGGAAGACGCCGACCTTGGCCCGATGGAATTGCTCGTCCGGGAAGAACAGGAGCGCGAGTTTATGAAATTGCTGGATCAACTCGCCCCGCCGCATCGCGCGGTGGTGCTGCTGCATTTCGTCGAGGATTTTTCGCTCGAAGAAATCGCGCGCATCACGGCCACGCCGCTGGGCACGGTCAAATCCCGCCTTTATTATGCGCGCAAGGCATTTAAGAAATTACTGGAGGATCAACGATGAAAACTCCCCGCGAAATTCTTTTTGAAAAACATCGCGACGCCGAGGCGAAGCTCAGCCAGCTCGACGCGCAACCTCTCGCCGAGTACGCCCGCGAATCCTCGCGACAAAAAACTTCTACCCGCGCGCTCGCGCATTCATGGCTGAAGTATTTCTGGAGTGAAGCCGTTTTGCCGTGGCGAAAAATCTGGATCGGCATCGCCTCGGCGTGGCTGGTAATCATCGGCATGAGTTTGACAGTAAATTCGCGGCCCGGCGGCGCGGTCGCTGAGCAAGCGAAAGTGGACCCGCAGACGCGAACCGTCCTGCTCGAACAACAACGCATGCTGGCGCAGTTGCTTGAGCCCACCGCGCCTCCGGTACGGTTGAAGCCGGCCACACCCGGCCCGCGCAGTGACGCCCGCCTTCAGGAAGTTTACGTTTAACTTTGTCTTAACCTAATTCAAGGGTCATTTATGGATACATCCGCCTCCTCGTCCGCCAGTAATAATCATCGTCCGTTTCGTTTGTTCAGCTTGCGCACGCTCGGCTGCTTCGTCGTGGGCGTCGTCGCCATCGCGACTCTCGTTGGACTTTTTTTCGTTGAGGAGGATTGGCGGGGAAAACATGCCTGGGAAAACTACGAGAGCGAAGCCGAAGCGCGCGGGGTGGACTTGAATTTTGCCGACTTCATCCCCGCGCCCGTCCCCGACGACCAGAATTTCGCGATGACGCCCTTTCTCAAGCCGTTGTTCGATTTCAATCCCAAACCGCTTCAACCCGGCCAAAGTGCCTGGCGGGACACAAACGGATACAATCGTATAATGAATTTCGCAACGAATCGGAACTTGAACGGTCCATCGCAGAGTGCCTTGTCCGTGATCGGTTCCGGCCATCTCGCCAACCTTCCGGCCATCGCCGGCAAAATGGCGAATCTCAAGGATGCACAAACCAATTCGCTGACGTCCAGCGCCGCCGCGCAAATCGTTTTGGATAACCTGGCGCAGTATCAGCCGGTGTTGGACGAAATCAATGATGCATCCCATCGCCCGTATATCCGTTTCAACATCGGTTACAATGATGAAGATCCCGCGGCTATTCTGTTGCCGCATCTCGCGGTGATCAAACGCCTGACTATGGTTTACCAGCTACAGGCTTCGGCCAACCTGGCATTGAACCGAACGGATGCCGCGGCGGCAGATGAGAAGATTATTTTTTATCTGGCAAACGCATTTCCGCATGAACCGTTCATGATTTCAATACTGGTGCGGTGCGCCGAACTTGCCATTGATCGGCAGGTGATATGGGAAGGGCTGGCGCAAGGAAAATGGTCGGACGCCCAACTGCAGGAGTTTGAAGAACGATATAGAAAATTAGATTTTGCCCGGGACGCCCGCCAATCGTTGGATAGCGAACGGGCCGCTTTCGGCGTGCGGCTTTTTGATTATATACGCGCCAACCCAAGTTTTCTGGGTTCCATTAGCGACGATAGTTCCCAGTTGGGCAATCTATTCTCATTTGTTCCCAAGGGATGGATATACCTGGAACAAGTGTCTTACAATCGAGGATTTGATAGATATGTATTGCCAGGGTTTGACCCGCGAACCGGGCAGGCGTTCCCCAAAGAGATCGAAAAAGCGGGCAAACCCGAATCTCAGAACCCCATGGCACACCTGTTACATCATGACATCCTCATCTCCATGCTTCTGCCAAGCGTCGAGAAATTTTACCCCAAGATTGCGATCGCTGAAACCGGCGTCAATGAAACCATTGCCGCCTGCGCCATCGAACGCTATCGCCTCGCCAACGGAAAACTCCCTGACACGCTCGACCAGCTCGTTCCTAAATTCCTCGACCAAGTGCCGATGGATGTCTGCAACGGAAAACCTCTCATTTACCATCCCGGCGAAGGCCGCAATTTCACTTTGTATTCCGTTGGCTGGAACCAAACGGATGACGGCGGAAAAACCGTTCACAATTCAACTAAAACTGAAAACTCTGCCAGCCCCATTCCCAGCGAGGGCGATTGGGTCTGGCCCTCTTACGCGGGCGAATAACTTCGCGCGGTGCGCTTACGATTCGCAGACGACGATCTGGTAATTCAGATCGGGAAAATAGAACAGCACGCGAAATCTTTTCAGATTGAGCGCCTGCGCCACCGAGCGCGCGTGGACGCTCATGGCAAAATCACGGGCCTCGCGCGCGCTATCCGTCCAGCGGCCAAGGTATCCCGCATACAACTGTGTCTCGTCGTCTTGAATCAATACTCTCATACGTCGCCGTCATATTCTCATGCGGCGGGGTGGCTGGCTATTCAGTTAAGTCCTTACGGGTCACTGCTTTTAAGTCCTACAAGCGATTTCCCACTTGCCGCGCGCCGGTTGCTCTGCGGCTTGACAACGAACCCCTCATAACCCCATTATTCGCCTTTCTTTTAGGGCTTTATTGCATGTCCCGACGCCGAAAACGCCGTTCAAAAAAACGCTCCTCCACCTCGCGCTCGACCAATTCGTTGATCGCAGGCGCCGCAGGGATCATGCTCGTCTTCACGCTTCTGCTCGTCATTCCGGTGGCGTGGCATCAACGTATTTCGCTGCCCATGGCGGCGCTTATGACACTGGTATTGTGGGTGGCAAGCGTTTTTGCGCTTTGGGCCTGCCTTAAGTCCCGCCGCCGCCGCTACACTCACGACCGCGCCCGTTATTCCACGCACACGGATTACAGCGATTTTGACCCGATTGAGGTTTCCGACGCCGAATCCGCCGAATTCAAAGACAAGTCCTGATTTAAACGCCGTTGTGGCGTATTCGCCGTTCCGCAATTCCTCCCAGATGAACACCACCAA
This region of Verrucomicrobiia bacterium genomic DNA includes:
- a CDS encoding RNA polymerase sigma factor, with amino-acid sequence MAQNEQLPVREARAGEPDAWNALLARYRLPLYTYVFELVHNEQASLDIVQESFINAARHIATLRDDDKFGSWLFNIAHQKCAQLWRKKNPVEIAIERDDETLEDADLGPMELLVREEQEREFMKLLDQLAPPHRAVVLLHFVEDFSLEEIARITATPLGTVKSRLYYARKAFKKLLEDQR